Genomic window (Candidatus Vicinibacter proximus):
CAAAAGTATTACAAAAGGCTGGATTTGTAGGAGAAACCATTTACGTTGGCATAGATGTCCATTTGAAGAGTTGGAATGTTTCACTTTATTATGGGAGTCAATACCTCCGAAGTTTTCATCAATCACCTCATCCAGATATTTTAGTTTCATTTTTACAGCGTGAATTCCTGGAGCAAATTACAGTTGTGCCTATGAGGCTGGTTTTAGTGGTTATTGGATAAAAAGAGCATTGGATAATCATGGTGTAAGTTGCATTGTTGTTAATCCAGCAGGCATACCCCAGACAGACAAAGGAAATAAATCAAAAACAGATAGAAACGATTCTAAACGGATTGGATCTTCACTTCAAGCCGGAATGTTGTGTCCGATTTATATCCCATCGCAAGAGACAGAAGCTGATCGGCAACTAGTTCGTACAAATGAAAAATTAACACGCGACCTGACCAGATCAAAAAATAGAATCAAAGGAATGCTATATCAAGTAGGCATAGAAATTCCCGAACGGTTTGGAAGCGAAAATTGGAGCAATATATTCATAAACTGGTTAAAAGACCTACCTATTTCATTTGGAACATTACGAACTGCCTTAAACCATCAAATAAAAATGATGGAAAATATCAGGGTAGAAAAAAACCTGGCACTTAAAGATATTCGCAAACTAGCAGTTAGTGAAAAGTAT
Coding sequences:
- a CDS encoding IS110 family transposase, which encodes MPGANYSCAYEAGFSGYWIKRALDNHGVSCIVVNPAGIPQTDKGNKSKTDRNDSKRIGSSLQAGMLCPIYIPSQETEADRQLVRTNEKLTRDLTRSKNRIKGMLYQVGIEIPERFGSENWSNIFINWLKDLPISFGTLRTALNHQIKMMENIRVEKNLALKDIRKLAVSEKYASIASRLKTVPGVGTITAITLITEIEDMNRFKCFEKLNAFVGFYPTEFSSGEHIRTGHIISRHHKRLWSLILEAAWIRIRRDPAMTQYYNNTKLKVGGKRAIIKVSRKLLNRIRSIWLNKIDFEIGILK